GGCTGCGTGCAGGGCACGGAGTACTCGACGGCGGCGACTCGGGAGCGGAAGAAGTCATCGCTTTCGGTGTACCCGCCCACGGCCTTGAGGTACCAGTGGTCCGACAAGCCCGTGGCGTAGCGCAAGTCGAGCTTCCGGGTGTCGAGCTCGCCTGCGGTCAGGCGTACCTTGCCCCCCTGGCTGTAGCGTGGCGCCTTGGTCGTGAGGTTGAGGGCGCCGTTGAAGGCGTCGGCGCCGTAGAGCGCCGATCCGGGGCCCCGGACCAGCTCGACGCCGGCGAGGTCGTCGAGAGGAAAGGAGATCGCCGGCCACTCCTGGGAGCCGAGGGAGGGTAGTGACACGTCGCGACCGTCGATCAGGGTGAGCAGGCGGCGATTGAAGGGATCGTTGAAACCGCGAACGTTGAGGTTGAACTCGTAGAGGCCGCCCTGGGCGATCTCGGTACCGGGCGTGAACTCGAGCAGCTTCGGTAGCTGGCCGCTGGCGGCCTCGCGTTCGATCTCGGGCTCCGGCAACGAGACCACCGACGCCGGCGCCTCGAAGATGCGCTCGCGCCGGCGGGAGGCGGAAAACACGGTGACGGCGTCGCCGAAGGTCAGCGCCCAGTCGACGGTCTCCTCGAGTCGAGTGGTGGCGCCCGCGGTGACGGCGAGGGGCGCCAGCGACCGGGTGTTGCGCCCGAGGGTCAGCTCGAGCGAATAGTCGCCCGTGTCGAGATTGCTGAAGGCAAAGCTACCGTCAACGTCGGTGATCCGGCCGGCTCCGGTCTCCACCAGAAGAACGTCGACGCCACCGACGGGGGCGCCGTCCAGTTGCAGAACGCGCCCCTCGATCGTGGCACCGCCGCGGTCGGCAAACGCCGGGGGAATCGCGAGCAAAAGCGGAACCGTCGCGCAATACACGACTCGCTTCAAATTCATATGTCCCTCCGTCGCTCGACCGTAGGAGGTCCTCGAGATCCTGGAAACACCCCGTTGGGTGGAGGCCCCGACCCGCCTGTTCGGGTGGTCGGCAACGGCGCTCGCGCGGATTGGGCCTCAACCTCGGCTCTCCTCGTGGTCCCTAAGTGAAGCCGGTGCTCGTGGACGCCGCCGACGATCCCCTCGATTGGCCCTCGTCCTGAAGTCTGGGATAGCTTCGCGCCGCGGACTGGACAATCTCGCTTCGGCCACCGAGATTCGCTCGGAGTTTGTACAAGGAGTCTTACCGTTTTGGTCAAAGGAACTTGTCCGCGAACTCGTGACTGTCCAGAATCTCGGCTGAGCGCTCTGGGCCGCGACCGTTGCGGATGGCGCCGGCCAGGTCGTCGAGTCCCGCCTGGGCCGGGGGCCGCTCGAGCATGCCCAGGAAGATCTCCCGCGCCAGCTCGCTGGGCGTGAGGTTGGCCCGTTTCCTGGCGAACTCTGGGCTTTCGAAGAGCTTCCGGCAGAGGTCGGCTCCGTCCCAGGTGCCGTCGGCCAGTTTCTTGGCGTATCTTGTGAGGACCTGGGGCTTGGGCTCCCGCCCGAGGATGCCGCGGAACGCGTGAACGACCCGGATCCGAGCGCCCTCGGTCGGGTCGTCGGTGTCCAGACGTCGCTCCCGGGAGGCGCTGTCGAGGTAGCCGTCCCGAGTGGACACGACGCGCAGGTAGTAGGTTTGATTCGGGGCGAGGCCGGTCAGGAGGATGTCGTGCGAGCGAACCATGGCGGTCTCGGCCACCGAATCTGAATACGAGCCGGGACTCGTCCCGTACTCGACCCGGCTGGTCGCCGCAGCATCGGTCATCCAGGTCACGCGGGCCTCGCCGGCTCCGGTGGCTCCTGATAGCGCGAGCCGGACCTCGGAGATCCGTAGGAACGGAGCCTCCCGGGCAACCCACCCCGACGAGTGCTCTTGGGTGCGGTCGATGTAGGCGAACTGCGCCGCGACGCCGACCTTGCCATAGGCGCCCTGGTAGTCGTCGTAGCTAAAGCCGGCAATTTGACGGGGCTTGGCCGGCTCGATCCCCAGGCTTTCGTTCCAGACGTTGAAGGCCGTAACGTTGATGAAATCGGGTTGGGCGCTCCTGGCTGCCGACCACGACTCGTCGTAGGTCGCACCGTCATTGCGCGGCTGGACCTTGTGAAAGGCCGGATCCGGTTGATGCCGGGTGTTGTTGAAGCCGGGCGAGGTCGAGACACAGGCGATGCCACCGTTGTCCTGGATGCTCCGCACCCATCCGGCGTACTTCGAGAGGTCCCGCCCGACGGTCGCCCACAAAAAGAGCCCGTCGGAGTGAAACTCGTCCATCCTCTGCGGCCGGCTCTCGGCGCCGTTGGGAAGCAAGATCGAGCTGTAGTAGCTGCGGTGGATGCGGTCATAGACCGTCCGCCATTCATGCGGAGGAGGGTGTGAGTGGCTCTTCCACTGGAAGATGACCGGGCGCTCGGTCTCGGCGTCCGGGGAGTATCTGGTCGGCCGGACGATCTTCCAGAAGGCGGGGTGGTCGGCGTAGGTGTCGAAGATGTACTTGACGTCCTGCTCGAACTCGTCGGGATCCTGCCAGCGATCGTCGCGCATGATGGTGACCTGGAGGCCTTCCCGCGCCGCGGCGTCCAGGATGTCCGGCATGCGCGCGTCGACGTCGCTGGTGTGATCACGTCCCCACCAGGACACGGCCGCAACACCGATGTTGGCGCGCTTCATCCACTTCATGTGCCGGCGCAGGACCACCGGATCCCTGTTGCTGTAGACCCCCAGGCGCGGGTAGAGGAAGCTCGAGATGTCGTCGTTGGCGGGCTTGTGGTCGTTGCTTTGCCACTTGTACCAGCGGCCGTTTTCGGCCGGCGTCTGGTGCCAGGCGAAATAGAAGGCGATCAGGTGCGGGTTCATCTCATGGCTAGGGTTGAAAGGCGCCCCGACTGACCGGTGCGTTCCCGGTTCCCTCGCGGGTCGGATAGATCCAGAACCGGACCCACGGATCCTTGACTCGGATGTGCATGATATTGGGGCCGTCGAAGTACTGCTCGCCCTGACTGTTGCTGACCAGCTTGACGACCCGGTTCCAACCGAACGGCGTGGCGACCGGCGAGTTCAGGATGTAGCGGGCGCGCTGCCCCAGGCTGGTGGTCTTCTGGTTGATCGGGCTCGACATGAGCTCGTGGAGCCGAAAGCTCTCCGATCCCCGGTTCAGTCTCATGGTGGCGTGGTAGGAGTTGTGCATGTCGCCGGTGAGAAACACCGGCTGCCGAAGACCGGTCTCGTCGCAGAGGAACTGGAGAATCTCCTGCCGCTGGGCCTCGTAGGCTTTGCCACACCACTTGTCTCGGCCGGGGCTTCTGGCGTCGACTTCGATCACCTCGGCCAGAAAGGGCACGGCCGTCACGACAAACTTGAGGTCGCCAGGAAAGCGCCTCAGCCAGTCGAAGAACGCCGTCATTTGTGTGGGGCTGATCATCTTTCCCGTGGACTCCCGGCGCTCGGTTCGGATGTCCATGACAAAGAAGCGGACGTCGCCGGACGAGAACTCGTAGTAGAGCTTGCTTGAATGGGACTGGGGGTTGTGGCTGTGCTGGTATTCCCGGTAGACCCTGAGCGCGCGCCGCTTGAAGGTCCTCATGTCGAAGAGGCCGGTCTCGGTGCGCACCGCTGGTCGATCATTGCGGAAGTTGTTCCGGATCTCGTGGTCGTCCAGGATCATGTAGTGGGGCAGGCGCGTGAAGAGGTTCCGGACGGGTGAGCGTTGCCAGGTCTTGCGGTACTGCTCCCGGTAACGGTCGACCTCGGGGTCGGCGGCCCGTGGGTAGTAAATCTGATCGCCGCAATGGATCATGAAGGCGGCGTTCTCTGTCTGGGCGAGCTCGGCGATCCTGAGGAAGGCGCTGTCGGAGTGCTTATGGCGGGTGTTGCAGCTCCCCAGCAGGAAATCCAGGGTGTCGGTGGTCGCGGGGAAAGTCTTGAACCGACCCTGGGGGTGGGTCGGAGTGACTCTCGCTCCGGGACCGGCGTTGGCTGTCGCTCCGAAGCTGAGCTCACAGGTGTGCTCTTCAGCGGGCTGCAGGCCAGAGACCTCGATGACTCCGGTGAAGTCCTTGTTGGGCTTGAGAGTCTTTCGGGCCTCGACCGGAGCGGCGCCGCTTGCAGGAATGACGCGCAGAAAGGCCAGCACACGGTCGGAGCTAGACAGCGAGCTCCGGGTTTCCGCGGACGCGCGCACCCAGATCCGGACCGAGTCCTGGGTCGTGTGTCCGATGAGAAGCTCCGCCATTACGGTGACAGGATACTCTGACAGCCTGTCGGTCAGAAGTCTTCCCTGAAGGGTCAACGATCCGCGCCATGACAAACACCGCGCCCGGGTGTAGATTCAGCGCAAAGCAACGGAGGTGAGTTGATGAGCGATCTGATGGGTCTAGTGAGCACCGGCGGCATCCTTCTGATCCTGTTCTTCGCCCTGGTATTCGTATATCTGCTTCTCAAGACGCGCTACAAGAAGGCCGGTCCCGACGAGGCCTTGATCGTCTTCGGCCGCAAGAAGCTGTTCGGCCGCAGCGCGGTCGTTGGAGCCGAAGGCGAAAGCGTGGGCTACCGCATCGTGCGCGGCGGCGGTACCTTCATCTGGCCGGGTTGGGAGGCCTTCGAGCGACTGTCGCTCAAGATGATGACGCTCGAGATCAATCTGCCGCATGTCTACACCGAGCAGGGCATCCCGATCAACGTCAAGGCGGTCGCCCAGGTCAAAGTGAGGCCGACGCCGGCGGCGATCAACCAGGCCGCCGGCTCCTTCCTGGGCGTACCCACCGAACAGGTCCAAGCGACGATTCAGGAAACCGTCGCCGGCCATCTGCGGGGCATCGTCGGCACGCTCACCGTCGAGACGCTTTATCGCGACCAGAGGTCGTTCCAGGACAAGGTGCGCGAGGAGGCCCACCGTGATCTCGACGCCATGGGCTTCGAGTTCAAGTCGTTCGTCTTCCAGGAGATCCAGGACGAGCAGGGCTACCTCGACGCGCTGGGCCAGCCCAAGATCCAGGAAGCGCTCAAGATGGCGCGGATCGCCACCGCCAACGCCGATCGCGACGCGGCTCTGGAGGAGGAAGCGGCTCGCCAGAAGAAGGAAGAAAAGCGCCTCGAGGTTGACACCGGTATCGCCGAGGCCGACAAGGGACTGTCACTGAAGAAGGCCGCGATCAGGAAAGAGGTCGACGTCGCCGACGCGCAAGCGGTCAAGAGCGGCGAGATGGAGATCAAGCTGCAGAACATCCGCATCGCGGAAAAGGAGGTCGAGCGCCAGAAGCTCGAGCTCAACGCCCTCGTGCGCGAGAAGGCCGACGCCGATCGCTACAACATCGAGCAGAGCGCGGCGGCCGACCGGCGGCGGCGCGAGGAGGCGGCCGAAGCCGTCAAGGCCGAGGGCATCGCGCGCGCCCAGGCGGAAGCGGCCGAACGCAGAGACGTCGGTCTGGCCGAGGCCGACGCTATCCGGGCCAAGGGTGAGGCCGAAGCCGAGGCCCGCCGGTTGCTGGCCGAAGCGCTCAAGCTCTACAACGAAGCCGGTCTGTCGATCGAGGCGCTCAAGGTGCTGCCCGACATCGCCGCGGCGGTCTCCGAGCCGCTGTCGCGTGCCGGTGCGACCACGATCATCAGCCAGGGCAACGGCGGGAGCGGCGGCGGTACCGGTGCCGCAAAGCTCACCGAGGACGTGGTTCAGGTGTTGAGCCAGCTCGGCCCCATCCTGCAGCAGCTTGCCGGAGTCGATCTCGACGATTTCCTGCGCGGCATCGCCGCGCTGCCCGGCGCCGCGGCCGCCAACATGAAGCCGGCTAAGGAGGGCGAGAGTCGGCCGGCTGCCGAATGACCCCGGCTGACCCATGAAGGTGCAAGAGGCGCGGCTCGAGGACCTCATCAGGCGCCTCGAGGCCGAGCGCGGCATGGGCCAGAAGGTCCGCCTGCTGGTCGGCTCGTGGCCTCTCTTGCGCGAGCTCTCGCCTCAGCAGCGTGAGCGCGTGGCGCTGGCGGTCGGCAGCCGCTGGGCCTTGCGCCACCTCGAAGGCATGTTCGGGCACCCGGACAAGCTCTCCGAGAACCAGCTTCGGGTCCAGGCCATCTTCGAGAGAATGAGCGACGCCGATGTCAACGAGCTGCGCAGGCTGGGCGAGGAGATCAGGCAAGGCGGTAGCTCGGCAGCTCGGAGCCGCTTGCTGGGGGCCCTGGAAGACGCGCTCGAAGAGAAGCTCGCGGCCGAAGCCGGGACCGACGTCGGGCGGCCGCCACCGCCTGCCTGGCTGCCGGCGACCCTGTTGGAAGAGTTGGATGAACCGGCTCGACCCACTCGGACCGCTCAGCCGGAGCAGCCTCTGCCGCCGGTGCCGCCGGAGATCCCGGAGCAGCTCGGCCCAGTGGACGAGCCCGAGGAAGCAGACTCGCCGCAGCCGGCCGTGGCGCGGGCCGAGCTTGCCGAGCCAGGCGTCGACCTGGAGCGCCCTGAAGCGGTAGACACCGAGCCGACTCGAACGACGTCCGAGGGCTCGCTGGAACTCGCAGGGGCGGCTGCGACGGCGGCTGCAACGGCCGCGCCGGCTGCAAAGATCAGCCGCCCGGAGCTCGTGCACGAAGCCGCGGAGTCACCCGCGGAGGGCGCCCAAGAAGAAGGGGCGTTCGAGGCGGCATCCGAAGAAGCACCGGCCGGCCGTCGGCACCGGGACGCCGTCACGCTTTCGGCGGTCGACTCACTCCGCGCCTTGCGGCGGCTGGCGAGCGGCGAGACCGCATCGTCGCCCGCCGGGCGCGCCGCGATGATCGCCAGCCTGGGCTCGGGCTGGGCCGCGCGGCGTGCGGTGTCGTCCATGATTCGCTCGCGCTCCGCAGCGGATCTCGACGAAGCCCTGGCTCTGATCCGGAGTCTTGCGAGCGCCACCGAGCAGACCTGGTGTCTGGGGGACCTACTCCAGCACTGGCAGCTCGACGACGTTGGCCGCGAGCGCGTCCTCGCCGCCGCGCCCACGGAGGCCGCGAGAAGGCGGCTGGCGCGGCGAGCGGCTCGGGCAGGGTAGCGGCCGGTTGAAGAAAGTGCTTGGCCCCGGTCATCCGTGGTTTACGATGTGGCGAGGGGATTAGCCCGTCGCCGGACGGAGAGGATGGAGCCGCCATGGACACTTCGACGATCCCAGCCGTGGACACACGTCTCTCGCTGCGTGATCGACTCGGTCGTTGGCGGGTGCGCTGGTCGATCGGCCGCGGGAGCTATCGTGTCGAGCCGGGGCTCTACAGGATTGGCCGCCCGGGACCGGAGTCGCCGGTGCTGGTCACTGCCAACTACAAGCTGACCTTCGACGCGCTGCGATCCGAGCTCGACGGAGTCGACGGGTGGATCCTGGTGCTCGAAACCCAGGGCGTCAACGTCTGGTGTGCTGCCGGCAAGGGGACTTTCGGCACCGACGAGCTCGTGCATCGGATTGCCGCAACCCACCTGGCGGAGGTTGTCTCGCACCGCAAGCTCGTTGTGCCACAGCTGGGCGCGACCGGCGTCGCGGCCCACGAGGTCAAGCGCCGGTGCGGCTTCCGGGTTGTCTACGGCCCCATCCGCGCTGCGGATCTGAGAGCCTTCCTTGCCAATCGGATGCGTGCCTCGGAGCAGATGCGGCGCGTGACGTTTGGCCTGCGTGAGAGGCTTGAGCTGGTCGGGGTCGAGGTGGTTGGGGCGCTCAAGTGGATCCTGCCCGGACTGCTTGTAGTCCTGTTGTTGGCCGGTAGCAGATCGGCTCTCGGCGCCCTCGGAGCGGCTCTTCCGGTCCTTACAGGAGCCCTGGCCGGTAGCGTGCTGGTGCCGATCCTGCTCCCCTGGATTCCCGGCCGCGCCTTCTCGCTCAAGGGCGCTTTGGTGGGGGCGGTCGCCGTCGGCGCCGCGATCGCCCTGACGCCTGGCGACTACCCCCTACTCGGCAGCGTTCAGTTGTTTCTCTTCGGAACGGCGGCGTCTTCGTTTTTCGCTATGCAGTTCACCGGCGCGACGACTTTCACCTCGCCCTCGGGAGTCGAGTGGGAGATGAAGAAGGCGCTGCCATTTCAACTCGGAGCCATCGTCGTGGCGACGGCCATCGGCCTCTGGCGTCTGGTTGTCGGGTGATGGGAATAGGGCAGTCATGATCGCAGTTCGACCAGGGCTCAGCTACATCCGGGGCGTGACGACGCTCACGCTCGACGCCGCGAAATGCAACGGCTGCCTGCTCTGCTTGAAAGTGTGTCCGCATCCCGTCTTCGGGCCGTTGAAAGGCTCGGTCGAGATTCTCGAGCCCGACCTGTGCATGGAGTGCGGCGCCTGTGTGAAGAACTGCTCGGAGGACGCTCTGAGCGTCAATCCGGGTGTCGGCTGCGCAGCCGCGATCCTCAGAGGCTGGCTGACTCGTTCAGGCACGGAGTGCCGCCAGTAGCGGCCTCCTTTTAGGAGACGCCGGTGCGATCGAGCAGGCGCGGTCTCAAACCATCTGGCCGTCACCGCACGGCCTGAATGCTGGCAAAGCAGGTCAGAGGAGCACGGAGCGCATTACGGACGAGCATCGGCGCGCCGTCAGGCGTAGACTGGTAAGAGGAGGATCTAGGGGCCCATGGCCGGCTATCGATTCCTGGAGCACACCGCCGATGCCGGCGTCGAGATCCACGCCCCGAGTCGGACCGGGGTGTACCGGCTGGCTCTCGAAGCCCTGACGGATTGTCTGACGGTGTTGGGGAAGGTAGAGGCCAGGGACGAGGAGCCGGTTTCGCTGCGGAGCGGTGGACTCGACTTGCTGCTGGTCGATTGGCTGCAAGAGCTGCTCTATCGCTTCGAGACCTCCGGTTTCGTGGCTCGGGATACGGAGATCCGGCTGACACCCGAGGAGGATGGGTGGGTCGCCCTCGACGGGGTGGTCGTGGGCGAGCCGTTCGATCCCGCCAAACATCCGCTGAAGCTGCCGGTCAAGGCGGTGACCTATCACCAGCTGGTCTTCGAGCCGGCCGCCGACGGGTACTTCGCGCGCGTGATCTTCGACGTATGAGGCCAGGACGAGACATCACGATCGAGCGGATCGACGCCAACCGATGGCGCGTTCCGAAGTCGGGCGGCATGCGGGTCGATGGGATCGTCTATTCGAGCGCCGAGTTGATCGAAGATCTGCTGGGCGATCCTTGTCTCGAGCAGGTGGCGAACGTGGCCCACCTGCCGGGCATCGTCGGCGCTTCGCTCGGCATGCCGGACATCCACTGGGGCTACGGTTTTCCGATCGGCGGAGTGGCGGCGATGGATCCGGACAACGGCGTGGTTTCGCCGGGCGGGGTGGGCTATGACATCAACTGCGGGGTGCGCTTGCTGCGCACCGATCTGACGCGCGATGAGGTCGCGCCGCACTTGAAGGATGTGGTCGAGGAGATGTACCGCAACATCCCGACCGGTGTCGGCGCCTCGCGGAAGGACCTGCGGCTGACGGTCAAGGAGCTGCGCCAGGTTCTGGCGGACGGCGCAGAGTGGGCGGTGGGGCAGGGATTCGGGCAGCCCGAGGATCTCCTGGTCCTCGAGGAAGGCGGGCGGCTTTCGAATGCACGACCCGATCTGGTATCGGCGCGGGCGCTCGAGCGCGGCCGCTCGCAGCTCGGCACACTCGGCTCGGGCAACCACTTCGGCGAAGTGCAGGTGGTGGCCGAGGTCTTCGATCAGCCAGCGGCGGAGGCGCTGGGACTCGAAGTTGGCCAGGTCGCCGTCACCCTGCACAGCGGTTCGCGCGGTCTCGGCCATCAGGTGTGCACCGATCATCTCAAGACCATGGTCGAGG
This window of the bacterium genome carries:
- a CDS encoding alkaline phosphatase family protein, producing the protein MAELLIGHTTQDSVRIWVRASAETRSSLSSSDRVLAFLRVIPASGAAPVEARKTLKPNKDFTGVIEVSGLQPAEEHTCELSFGATANAGPGARVTPTHPQGRFKTFPATTDTLDFLLGSCNTRHKHSDSAFLRIAELAQTENAAFMIHCGDQIYYPRAADPEVDRYREQYRKTWQRSPVRNLFTRLPHYMILDDHEIRNNFRNDRPAVRTETGLFDMRTFKRRALRVYREYQHSHNPQSHSSKLYYEFSSGDVRFFVMDIRTERRESTGKMISPTQMTAFFDWLRRFPGDLKFVVTAVPFLAEVIEVDARSPGRDKWCGKAYEAQRQEILQFLCDETGLRQPVFLTGDMHNSYHATMRLNRGSESFRLHELMSSPINQKTTSLGQRARYILNSPVATPFGWNRVVKLVSNSQGEQYFDGPNIMHIRVKDPWVRFWIYPTREGTGNAPVSRGAFQP
- a CDS encoding RtcB family protein is translated as MRPGRDITIERIDANRWRVPKSGGMRVDGIVYSSAELIEDLLGDPCLEQVANVAHLPGIVGASLGMPDIHWGYGFPIGGVAAMDPDNGVVSPGGVGYDINCGVRLLRTDLTRDEVAPHLKDVVEEMYRNIPTGVGASRKDLRLTVKELRQVLADGAEWAVGQGFGQPEDLLVLEEGGRLSNARPDLVSARALERGRSQLGTLGSGNHFGEVQVVAEVFDQPAAEALGLEVGQVAVTLHSGSRGLGHQVCTDHLKTMVEAGRRYGIELPDRQLCCAPIRSPEGQAYLGAMSAAANYAFANRQVMTDRVRRSFDRVLASALGRACRIDVVYDVCHNIAKFEEFEIEGKRRSICVHRKGATRAYPPGHEKTPEAYRKVGQPVLIPGDMGRYSFVLVGTETAFAETFGSTCHGAGRRWSRKKAKKEARGRDLLGEMTERGVVVRAAGMRTVAEEMPEAYKDVAAVVKVVEAAGISKIVARLEPIGVIKG
- a CDS encoding ferredoxin, with product MIAVRPGLSYIRGVTTLTLDAAKCNGCLLCLKVCPHPVFGPLKGSVEILEPDLCMECGACVKNCSEDALSVNPGVGCAAAILRGWLTRSGTECRQ
- a CDS encoding archease, translated to MAGYRFLEHTADAGVEIHAPSRTGVYRLALEALTDCLTVLGKVEARDEEPVSLRSGGLDLLLVDWLQELLYRFETSGFVARDTEIRLTPEEDGWVALDGVVVGEPFDPAKHPLKLPVKAVTYHQLVFEPAADGYFARVIFDV